In Bacillus thuringiensis, the DNA window GTCCCCAAAGTCCTGGTACTTCATATCTACCTTGCAAGTAATGCGTGAATTCATGTCGGAACAATTCTTCTAAACTATAAATACTTTCTTCTGGCGTACGCTCATAAGTAAAGAACGTACCTGTTCCTTCTATATAAAGACCACCGTTATTCGTTTCATATCCGTATAATTGACGATTAAATTGATACTCAGCTGGACTATTATAAATAACCATCGTTAATACATCATCAGGATTTCCTTTTTCTAAAGGTTGATCACTTTCAACCGTACGATGGAATTGTGCCTTCACTTCTTTTGCCGCCCAATATAGACGCTTTACTTTTTCTTCTGTCACTTTATCTCCAGCTTTTAAAACAATTGCACCATCATCAAACGTATACGTTTTCGGTAAATACTTTTTCTTCCCATCTTCTCGTATTTGATCTAAATTAACAACATTTCCATTTGCATCTTTCCCGCCATAATTCGTCGAGATTTGCTCAGCCGCTACGAAATATTGCTCTCCTAAATACGGATACATTTTCATCGCGTCTGTTACAACTTGTAGCCCTTTCGTTCCTGTACTATGGAACGTACCAAGTCTACCTGTATAATAAATACCATTATTAATTAACCAACCATTCTTCACCGTCACCGTTCCAATTAAGGCAAAACGACTTAATTCATTAATATAGCTATCAATTTTTTGGTACCATACTGTATCTTTCGGTGCTTTTCTTGTATCGTACAAATACGATTGAATATCGTAATCCACACCTTGCATAATATCGTAAATCGCATTTCCAGCTGATAGATTGTCTACCAATGTAGAAAAATTATCGTTATATTGTTTAAAAATCTTTGCAGCTGATGTTATCGTTTCCACATCACTCGAAGCATTTCCTATTAACTTTCCGTATGATGATACAACTCTATTTTGTTCTAATGTACCGAGCCTGAAATTCGGATTGCTTGCGATTGTTTTCAATGCAGGTAAGCATTTATCGTGATAGCTCCGTTCATTTAGTTTGCTTAATTCTGTATTATAAAACCCTAAATAGAAACCAGATCGCAATACTTCTACTAAAGTCTCAATCCCTTTGGAATCATCTTTCGTATAAGCTTGTCCTTGCTGCTTCAATTTATCAATAATTGCCTGCATCCTACTATCATTTTGATAGAATGCAAGACTATCCTTATTAAACTGAAATAGACCCGTAATTTGCTCCCAATTGATTGTTACGAGTAAATCTACTAACTGCTGATTGCTCAATTGATTTAATTCAGCAATTGTATAAGTTTTCGCTGCAGCTAATTGCTTACTTTCCTTCTTCACTTCAGGCGGTCTTTGCGACAAATCAGCAAATTGTAGCCTTTTCTCAAAAGACTTATTTTCAAGTACTTTTGATGAGTGAGCTAATTCTTGCACTGGTAGTTGTACACCAACTGGCTCCATTTTGAGCACATTCCGATAAGAAACTTGCTCTCCCTTTGTACTTTCTGCCAATGTGCTCCCTTGGAAACTCCCTAACATTAAACTAGCAAAACTTACCCCTACTAACACTTTTTTTGAATAGCCTTTCATACTCTCCCCTACCTTACATTTTTTAGTGTCCCGCACCATTATTTTACTATTCTTACTTTTTATTCTGTATTGAGAAAAAATAAGAGAACGTTCACATACGTATCCATGTCTTGTAAAATTAACACTTGACTTTCCGTGCATTTTATATCAAAAAAAGATAGATAATAGCGAAATTCCTGCTGCATCTATCCTCATTTTCAACGCTATGATTTTAACTTTATAAACGTAACTTCCGGTAATGTTTGCATATGCTGAATAAACTCATTCTTTTCTTCTGACGATATATTTTTCAGCTGCATCCCTACCTTATAAACTATTTCTGCTTCTTGCTGTAAAGCTTCCACTTCATATGAAAGTATTGGGATGCCTTTCACTTGTAGTGTTTTTAATATTTGTTGTACCGCCTCATGTTTATTTATATACATTTGTACTGTTATATTTTGCGGAAATAAAAATTGCACTTTAAAAATACGACTTACAATCTCTAAACCAATTAAAACGAGAATCGTCGCTCCAATTCCTACTACATACATGCCAGCCCCAATTGCTAATCCAAGTCCTGCAGTGGCCCATAAACCAGCAGCTGTCGTTAATCCTTTCACCGCCTGCTTTTGAATAATAATTGTCCCTGCACCTAAAAAGCCTACTCCACTAACAACTTGCGCTGCAATACGGCTCGGATCAAGAGCCATATGTTCTTCATTCATAATATCTGAAAAGGCATATTTCGAAACGACCATTATTAAAGCACTTCCTACCGCTACTAGGAAATGTGTTTTTAATCCCGCTTCTTTTGATCGAATTTCCCTTTCAATACCAATTATTGCTCCTAACAAACCCGCAACACCAATCCGTATAATCAAATCAAAGTTCACACTCACGAGCCCTTCCCCCTTTCGTTCATTATAGATAGATAAAACAAAAATTATCACACACATCCGTTTATCGATATAAAAGCATTTCATTAAAATACACTTAATTTCCTAAGTGATTTATGTTAATATTTTTAATATTAACATAAATTGAATTCAACTTACTTTTTATACGAAAAACCATAAACTGTACTTTCCATTTAAAAACGAGATATGGATTGCATAAAATGAGGTTGAGAAAGTTTAGAAAACGCTTTCATTTCGTATCGTATTTTTTTTAAAATACTACATAAATAAAGGGGATTACCAACAATGAACGTCTCTTTACTAATACCTACTATCGATTTACAAGAAGAATACTTAGATTTTTATAAAGAATGGAAAGATAGCGGTGAAACGATGATTCCATGGGTTATCTCAAAAGATCCTTCTAATTTCACGGCAATGATTCAAGAACTTCACGATGCGCATAACGGAGTAAACCTTCCTGAATCTTGGGTACCAGACTCTACATATTGGCTCGCTACAGATGAAAATAAAATTGTAGGCGCTGTTAATATACGTCATAGTTTAACCGAACATTTATTTAACGCTGGAGGCCATATCGGTTATGGCATTCGTCCTTCTGAAAGAAGAAAAGGTTATGCTACGAAGTTATTAAAATTATCGCTAGAAAAAACGAAGGAATTAAACATCGAGAAAGTACTTGTCGTTTGCGACGAAGTGAATACAGCTTCAGAAAAAACAATTTTACATAACGGTGGACTTCGTGACGATGATTTCACTGAGGAAAATGGAAATGTAGTAAGAAGGTTTTGGATTGAGCTATGAACAAGTCATCCAATGAAAATAATCTTATTATAGAGAAGTATAGTAGAAGTAATGAGCTAAAAGTAAAACAACTTATTGATTTATACAACGAAGAATCTTATGTATTTAACTTATTACAAGATAATAAAACAAAATGTGCGTATGTTGCCTACTATAAAAAAGATGTAGTAGGCACCTTTTTCACTTGGAACAATAACTTCCATCCATACTGCACATACTTTCGAATATATACGAATCCTTTCTATTCAGGGCTACACATTGAACCATTTTTATTAAACGAGATTCAAAAGCGAGAAAACTTCAAACTACCATTACAAACCTCTATATGGGAAACATCAGCTCAATTAAAAGCCTATTATGAAGAAGATAATTTCATGGAAATCCGAAGAACATATATGCCAATATTAGACGTACGAAAAATAGTTTCTATCGCTATAGTCCCTAATTCAAATTATCATTTACAAACTTTATCAAACATCGTATCCAATAATAATTTACTAGAAAAACTAGCCTACTTAGTAAAAGAAAATTACGAGCAAACCCACTTAGCAAATCCCGTTTCCTCATTCCCGCTACAAACTTGGAAAGAAATGATCTTGGCTGATGATATGTTACTAGATGGAAGCTTTCTAATTATAGATGAAGAGAACGAAATTATTGGGTACTCTTTCCTCCATACATCAGAAAAAGATAATACGTTAGAACTAGGATGGTGCGGGACCCACACTATGGACAATTTATCCTTATTGAAACTACTCGTTTTCGAACAAGCTATGTATGCAAATAAACACGGCTATTCTTTCATTCAAGGTGAATTCGATTCAACGAGTATATATGCAATGGAACTATTAAAATCCTTTCCCTTCAATCCCTGTCCTACTTGGATTACATACAAAAAGAAGCTAGAAAGTGATTAAACACTTTCTAGCTTCTTTTATACTGCGCTTCTATTTCAAATTGGACTGTAATACCACTAGGATCTACTACTGTAAATCCATTTGAAATTTCATTTATTTTATGTTGTTTTTCTACTAATCTTTCTTTTACTTCATCTAACGCTTCTTTGTGCGGTAATACAATCGTATATACCTTAAGTCCAGTTGCATGAATCGGTGGATGCGGATTATTTACTCCGTTCCACGTGTTTGCACCGATATGGTGATGGTAACCGCCGGCTGAAATGAATAGGCAATCCTCTTCACGCTGTTGCACTTCAAAACCGACTGTTTCTACATAAAACTCGTTTGACTCCTCTACATCAGCTATTCGTAAATGTACGTGCCCAACGATAGTATTAGTAGGTAATCCATCAAATTCATAATCAACGAGCGTTGCTAATTCTTTTAAATCAAGCGGCGTACTTCCTCCTGGTCCTTCTCCCCATTGATCGCGCGGACGGTCTGCATAAATTTCAATACCATTCCCCTCTAAATCTTGTAAATAAAACGCTTCGCTATATGTATGATCACTTGCACTATTAAACCTTGAAATTGGTAAAATTTCATTTGAATATGTATAACGTCCCTCTTGCTCAGCTGGGCTATCAATTACATTCTTATTACGAATCACCCCAAATAATGCCGAAGCAAAGGCTTCACGAGTCGGAACTAAAAAGGCTACATGATATATACCAGTCGTACGTGGCTCTTGCAACACCCCGTCCTCTAACTTTTCAAGAACAAGTAACGTATTCTTTCCACCTTTTCCTGATAAATATGCTTTATTCTCCTCTTGCTTAATTACTTCTAGGCCTACTACATTCTCATAAAAAGCGATTTGGCGCTCTAAATCTTGCACTTTAAATTCAACATGACCAATACGTGTTTCTGGATGAATTTGTACCATGAATAACTCCATCTCCTTATCCTGATATTTTCCTATTTCATATAACCGTTACTATGAAGGATACAACTAAAATCACCCCATGTAAATAAGAAAAGTCAGAATTTATACACATTTTTATTTTCATAATAAAAAAGCCACCTCTTCTAACTTTCAGAAAAGGTGACTTTATAACTCTTATTTCATTTTATGTACTTCAGCAACTAACTTTCCGCCCTGAATGCCCATATAAAGTTTCACAGGTGCATCATTCGTGTTTTCAAACACTAAGTCTAAGTATGGATAAGCAATCGTAGCATCTCTTCCTTGTGGAACATAGCCTACTGTTTTAGAATGTGTAGTTCTCTCTACCATTTTCAAACCAGCTTGATCTGCTGCATTGTATAATGTTGATGATGTTTGACAAACACCACCGCCATATCCATCTACTAATTTACCATCTACAATTTCTTTTCCTAGTTGATATCCTTTATCTGGCGTTGTATCACCAATTAATGCATTGAAAGAGAAACTGTCTCCTTTTGCTAATACAACTCCATTTATGCTCGCTGCTGACAAACGAATATTCTCAATACGACCACCTGTTGAGCCACCTAAATTCGTTTCATATCTACCAATTACCGTGCCACTTCCTTGTGCATCATTTAATGTTGCGGTAGGTTTTTTCTCAACAATAGGTAATTGATATGAAGAATCCCACATACCAACGTTTAATAATTTATTTACTAACTCTTTTTCCATTAATTCAAAAGAAGGCTTTCCTTCTTGCCAACTTCCGTCAGATGCTAAACGTGAAGGAACCATCTTTTTGTCAACATTTTTACCAACTTCCTTAGCAACCTTCTCTACCGATTTTTTAAATTTTGCTTCATCTTCAAAATAGCCTAGACTCGATAAATCTAACTTTTTCACTTCCGTACCAGTTCGACCATCAACTAAACTAATAGAATCCTGTACTTCTGCTTTAGCCTCTACCGTGTGGCCACCAATATCACTTACTAATGCAACATCACTTACTTTTGTGCCACAACCACTCACTACAGCTACACATAACACCCCAACTAATATACCCTTTACTTTACGGAACAATATACTCTCCCCTTTTTCCCAATATTACTTTTATGTATTATTTCATTTTTATGTATGTTTTGTTACAATCATTTTACAATATATTTATAAATTGTTACAAGTTATTTTTTACTCTATATAAATTACTCTTTTCTTTTCCAAATGTCTATACATATTTACATAAAAGTTTGAGTTTGATAGAATTGTAACCTTTATGTAACCCCATTACATTATCCAGTATATACCATAAAACGAACGAAATACAAATGTAAAAACTCCATATTCTTATTTACAAAGAAACATCCTATGAACATAAATAGGTATTTGCCGTGCCACCGCTCCGCTTTTGCACATACATTATGGTGAATTTAACCTATTTTAAAGAAATGGAGGATGTTTTATGTACCCCTACAATCCATACGATCCATATAACCAAAATGCTTATCAGCCTGAATATGATTTACAAGCACAATACCAACAATATATAGATCCAGTAGAACAAGTTAATCCATATGATCAAAATCGACAATTCCAACTTCCAATCTCTTTTCCTGGTACTGGAAACCGTCAACTAGAAAGACGAGTAAATGAACTTGAGCAAAGAGTACGTCAATTAGAAAACACAGTTGAGCGTCATACACGTAGATTAAACCGCTTAAACCAACGTTTACGTACAGTAGAAAACAGACTGAACATTCCATTTTCAGCATTAGAAGACGGATTTTAATTTCGAAAATAAAAAAATATATAAGGAAGGGGACTCCCCCTTCCTTATATAAATTGACGAAAGTTTTTTCCATCTCTATACTGATAAGAGTTAATGAAATGAAACAAGGTGATAAATATGGATTTTGAAATAAATTATCTTTCCTTTTATGTTGTACAGGTAGAAGGAAAAGGCGAAGCTGTTGATAAACGCTACAAACATTTTCAAACATTAGACGCTGAAGAGTACGAAGATAGCTCCTTAAAAGAATTTTTGAATGGTGAATTATTAAAAATTTCAAAGCGAAAAGTAGAACGCCATGCGAAAACAGAACAAGCTCCGACAAAGATCGGTCGCTTCATTGTAGAAGAAGGACACGAACTTGATTCAAACCCTCATTACAACCTATTTAATCGCATTCGCTTTGCAGAAACTAAGGAAAACTTCAAAGATATGAGCGAACCTCTCGTTTATACATATCTTGACACAAGTGCTGTACGCGGTGGTGTATTTTTAATTGCGCAAGCAAAACTACGCAAATACTTTGATGATCCATTCGTTTTCGTTATGAAATGTGACTTTGAACCGAAAGTCGCTTCAATTTCAGATGAATCCACACTAATTCGTAACGTTGAAATGGCCATCACAACAAAAAACATGAAATCTATCCAATATCCGTACATGCCTGAAGAAGGTATGGTCGAAGTGGGAGAGCTAAAAATTCACCAAGCATCACACGCCCGTTACTTTGAAGACTTCTTAAAATTCGTCGAGTACGAACGCTCTATGCCTGAAATTATGAAAACGCAAGTAATGGACATGGTATATGATCAAATTGAAGATGTATTTGAAGAAGGTACGGAAGAACGCGAACAATTCGACCAAGCAATGGAAGTATGGGCTGCCAGTCCGAAACGCGAAATTATGGAACAATTCTCAACCGAAGAAGTAATGGAAGCTACCGCTCAAATCGTCGAGCACGCTCCTGAAGTAGAATTAAAGCTAAAAGCGGATCATATCTCTGTGAAGGCCCTGCTTGCTGATTTCGGGGATCAAATACATATCGCAAAGGTAAATGACCGATACGTATTAATGATTGAGGCTGATACACTTACGTTCGAGAAAGGCTTCTCTCCAATTGAGTTTCTAAAGCCGGATGAGTTGCAAGATGTGATTGAGCGGATTGAGAATAAGCAGCAGTATTCTTATGATCCGAACGGGATTGAATAAATCCTTCCATATAACTATTTTTACTGAGCGCTTTTAATAAGCGCTCTTTTATTTGGTACATAGTTGACATTTATATAAAAAACCGATTCTACTAAGAATCGGTTTTTCTACTTTATAACAAAATATACTTATGTTTAAAAATCATTTTTGATCCAAGATGACATTTGTTGCAGAATCAAGTACATCCCTACCTTGCTATACAAGCGTATTTCCATTAGAGATATCTGCCTCAATGTTTCTAGTTGACCAAGTCCTTCTATAAGTTTTTAATATTTTTCCTTTTAGTCACTATGCATGTTGTTAAAGTGAAAATTTCACTTTACTACCTCAAATTTATTGTACTCGTAAAAAGATAATTGAAAACGATATTCTGGATGCTCTCTCACCCAATCATAGGCTTCTTCTAAAATATCCATGATATTTTTCGCTTCATTAAGTTCACTACATTCGTTCTTTTTCTGTTTGCACAGAGGACAGAATCCATTCACTATTTTGGCACTCGTTGCCCTAATAGTTTTACTTTCTAAGTCAACTACTAGACGAAGAAGAAGAGAATGCTCTTCTTTTGTAGTCACCATCATTTCAGCAATCCCATCCTCATTCCAAAAGACTCCGTTTAATTCCATCTGTACGGTGACATCTTTGATATCCAAATCTATCACTATCGCACCCCCTGTATAAAATTCTTATCTTACTCTCCGATTTTAATCTTTAATAAACCACGATTTAAAGATATATTAAACGTTTTCCAATTTTTCTTCTTTGCTATAAGAGGAGGTATAATAGAAGCAAAAACTGTTACAATGCTAAAGATTGCTTCTATTTAACTCTACCCTCTTTCATTTCTATGGGCTCTTATTCTATTAATATATTTGAAAATCCTTACCACACCTTAATTTTCAATGCAATTTTAATGGCCCAATCACAACAAATCAATTCCTATTTAATATGAATACTTTATTTATCGATCAATACAATGACGTAACATTTATGTAGATAGAAGTAGAGGAGAATGTCATTTAACCTCTGCATTCTCCTCCATCTCAGCCAAATACCTAATCTGCCTTTCCGCTTTTCTCACCGCCGTACGAAAATGCTTTTTCAGAAGTTCTACTGTAGCTTCACTAATATAATATCTTTCCGTTATACTTTCCCACGTATCACTACTTTCAAATGTACTCCAAACGAAAGGACGCTCTATATTTTTTCTCATTTCTTTAAATACCCATTTTCGCATCTTTTTTTTCGCTTTTTCTGTTAGTTTTCCGTTCTCTACAAGTTCAAGCTCACCGTGTCTTTTATACCGTTTATGAATATCTCTCTCGCTATATACTTTAAGAAGGATTTTGGCTGTATTCTCAGCATCCGCTAAAGCTCGGTGCTGCTTCCCTTCCCACGTTAAACCGAGCTGTTCTACTGCAAATTGTAAACTTGGTGTATGTTCAAATAATTCTTCATACGCTTGGAAAACAAACTTCTGCAAATCAAATTTGCTCTCTTTTTCCATACAGGGGCATTCTACACCGTGTAACGTACAATCATGAGATAGAAAACGATAATCTTCTCTTCCCCATGAAACAAATATAGAGTCTTCTCCGATAAATCGAATAAATTTCTCTATAACTTGAGGGAATTTCTCCACACCAATTAAATCTTTCTTTGTAATTCCCGTTAATTTTGTCGTATGACGAGTGAGTCGCGCACTCGGCTTTACTAACTCCGAAAATTCTCCAATTACCTTCATTGTACTTGCTTCTATTTTTACAGCTCCGATATCAACTATCTCTGACGGATCTTCTGATTTATACGGCCTGAAATTTCTCTCTATATCGAACACAATAAAATGTGTAGCGTTTTCCAATTTATTTACCTCTTTCTACATTCCTTTTCACACACATACTCTATTTTCAGTATTTATTTATTCATACACTTTATGCATGTAATAATTCGTCTAAGAAACAAAAATTCAATCTCATTATTATATGTACATAGAAGGTTATTCAATAAAAATGCAAAAAAAAAGAAGGGCAAGCCCTTCTTTTTTCCGTAATTACTTCTTGTTAACGTTAGTAGCTTGAGGTCCACGGTTACCTTGTTCTACTTCGAAAGTAACTTCTTGACCTTCTTCTAAAGTTTTGAAGCCGTCGCCTTGGATAGCTGAGAAATGAACGAATACGTCTTCTCCGCCTTCAACTTCGATGAAACCGAAACCTTTTTCTGAGTTAAACCATTTTACTTTACCGTTTTGCATGAAAAAAATCCTCCTACAATGTACCTATATGTACATATTCATTTTCAACCACTTTACAATAATACTTCAGACATTAAAAAACTGCAACCCCAGAGGAGATTTAACATTGCTATCCTCCTCGGAAGTTACAGCTCATTTAAATCTCTATATTATTAAAAGTAAAATGGTTTAGATATAATATATCATATCACTATAATAAAAGCAAAGTTTTTTTTGCTAAATAACTTTTTTCTTCCACTGCATCGCTTTTGATTCACCTGATCCAGCTACAACATAGCCCTCTTTTTGGTTAACAATGCGCCAGCCATGCCCTTTAACTGAGTCACATACTGTAACAATTCCTTCTTCTAGAAGTACACGACAAACCGCACTAATCCCCGCCTTATTTTGCGTTGACGTTGTATATAGCACATGTTGATCTACACTTAAGGCTAAATAGCTACTTGCTTTCTGCTCACTTTGACATGTGTGCCAATATATTTTTTCACTCTCAATACTTTCATCTATTTTACAAAAAGAAATATTCCCGCTAATCCCCTTGCACGATCCACTGGCTGCTACTATATAAGAATTGTGTAAAGTCGACGCTGAGATCATCTGATTCATCACGATTTTAATCCTCTTTAATTTACGTGTTTCCAAATTAAAGAGCCAAACACCACCATATTTAGCATGTATTTTCGTACCGATAAATAAGTAATGTTTATATAAAAATAACGATCGAATAGATGGCGCCTCTTCACCATATTCAAGAAATGGATGAATGCTTTCCCATGTCGAACCGAAATCATTCGAATGATACAACGTTTTATCTCCATGAGCAATGACAGTTCCTTGTACATTACTACACACATTCCAACTCGTTGCTTTTGTTGGAAAACGCTGCACCGTCCAGTTCTCTCCACCATTCATACTACGAATAAAAATCCCTTCGTCCCCTACACCATACACTACATTATCTTCGCTATGTAAATCCCTAATTCGTTTTTGAAAACCATTTAAAATTTGTTTCCATTCTCCGTCTTGTTCAATAAATAAGCCATTATATGTAGTAGCTAACATAAGTTTTCCATCTCTTAACTTTGTGATAGCGGTCGCACTTAGCATTGTCTCCACGTTGACACTCCCATTCTTAGAACTTCTCAGCAAATGCAATTGCAAAATTACTGCATTTTTCAACATCCTCTTTATCTTCTGGAGCTAATTCAATTTTCAACCCTTCTTGTACAAGCTCTGCACCGCGTTCTACAAGTTTCTCTTCAAATATCGTTACCGCTTCACAAAACAGTTCATACGCCGTATCTCCTGATCCGAATACCGCTACTTTTTTCCCTGATAAATCTATATTATCTAAGTCATCATGGAAATCTTCCGCTTCAAATGGTAATTCACCATCGCCCCACGTATAAGATCCTAAAATAATTCCATCATAGACTAACAATTCTTCTGCATCCATGCCTTCCATTTCTTGTAATACTACTTCATGATTAAAAGCATCCAAACTAACTTTAATTAAATCAGCAATACTCTCTGTATTTCCTGACATACTTGCATAAGCTATTAAAATTTTCGCCACTTCGGCATCCCCCTCTTACAATAAATGATTCTCATTCTCATTATATTAATAATGAGAATCAATTTCAATTGATTTTTTCCTACTTTTTTTACATTTCACATCTGACGAATCTTATTTCATTTTAAATAGCTACATTCATATTCAACTATTGCCAAATCTACTTTCAAACATTATTGTATTATCATCATTTCACATTTCTTATTTCAAATAAGAAATATGTGTATATCTTACTCAATCATTAATCAATTTTTTCACTTTACAGAAAGAGGAGTCCTTGTCATGAAAAAGTATTTTATTAGATTTTTAAAAATATCCTCTCTTTTAACGATATTATTACTAACCGGAGGCGCCATTACTTTGTTCGGGACTTCATACGGTCATAACTTACGTGTCATTGCAGCAGAAAGTATTTTAACTTCTCAGCATCCACAATATGCAAAATTCACGTTTTTGTCTGATAAAGAATTAAATGATATTTCTCAATCCATTACAAATCCAATATGGAAAAATAGCGATTTCGTTGCTTCTAAGTTTTCAAAAAAAGAATTAGAAAGACGAAAAGATTTACCGCTAAATGTTTCAATTGAAACAATAAAGAAAAAATATAATGACCATTTTTTCGAGGGGAAATTAATGACCATTAGTAATCCGTTAAACGTAAAGCTTGTTACTCAACAAGGGTCAGAAGGGAAAGATGTTGGGGAAAAAATATATGTCATGGCAAAGCGGAATCATGCACTCGCCGCAGTAAATGCTAGCGGCTTTTCGGATGAAACAGGACATGGTGGTGGTAAAACTGGTATCGGCATTGTTATTGAAAACGGAAAGGTTATAAACACACCAAAAGATAGTAACACCCCTACCCTTATTAGTGGACTTACAAAATACGGACAAATGGTGTCAGGAGATTTTTCTGCTAATCAACTGTTAAATAAAAATGTCGTTTCCGCTGCTGGTTTTATGCCTCAGCTAATTGTAAATGGTGAAAAAATGATAAAAAATGACGGTGGATGGGGCTATGGTCCTCGAAGTATTATGGCACAGAAAAAAGATGGATCTATTATGTTTTTCATTATTGACGGAAGACAATCTCATAGTATCGGAGCCTCTTTAAGAGACTGCCAAGATATTCTTTATGAAAAAGGTGCTGTAAATGCGATGGCAATGGACGGCGGTTCATCAGCAACATTATACGCAATGGGAGATATTTTAAATGTCCCTTCCA includes these proteins:
- the colA gene encoding collagenase ColA; translated protein: MKGYSKKVLVGVSFASLMLGSFQGSTLAESTKGEQVSYRNVLKMEPVGVQLPVQELAHSSKVLENKSFEKRLQFADLSQRPPEVKKESKQLAAAKTYTIAELNQLSNQQLVDLLVTINWEQITGLFQFNKDSLAFYQNDSRMQAIIDKLKQQGQAYTKDDSKGIETLVEVLRSGFYLGFYNTELSKLNERSYHDKCLPALKTIASNPNFRLGTLEQNRVVSSYGKLIGNASSDVETITSAAKIFKQYNDNFSTLVDNLSAGNAIYDIMQGVDYDIQSYLYDTRKAPKDTVWYQKIDSYINELSRFALIGTVTVKNGWLINNGIYYTGRLGTFHSTGTKGLQVVTDAMKMYPYLGEQYFVAAEQISTNYGGKDANGNVVNLDQIREDGKKKYLPKTYTFDDGAIVLKAGDKVTEEKVKRLYWAAKEVKAQFHRTVESDQPLEKGNPDDVLTMVIYNSPAEYQFNRQLYGYETNNGGLYIEGTGTFFTYERTPEESIYSLEELFRHEFTHYLQGRYEVPGLWGQGKMYENERLSWFEEGNAEFFAGATRTDNVVPRKSIIGGLSSNPAERYTAERTLNAKYGTWDFYNYSFALQSYMYNKRYDMFDKIHDLIRKNDVTAYDAYRSVLSKDANLNKEYQDYMQMLVDNREKYNVPLVSDDYLATHAPKPVSDIAAEITAEAKLSNVSVKKNKSQFFNTFTLQGTYTGTAAKGEYEDWKTITQNVNDTLKRLSAKEWSGYKTVTAYFVNYRVNASGQFEYDVVFHGINTEEGAVNKAPVAVINGPYSGNVNAAISFKSDGSKDEDGKIVSYKWEFGDGTVSNEQNPTHVYTKEGTYTAKLTVTDDKGLTNTVTTNVTVQKKEDNSVEKEPNNSFQTANKLQLNQILRASLGNGDTSDYFEINIETAKNLQINVTKENNIGVNWVLYSEADLNNYVTYAQQEGNKLVGSYYTYPGKYYLHVYQYGGGTGNYTVEVK
- a CDS encoding MgtC/SapB family protein → MSVNFDLIIRIGVAGLLGAIIGIEREIRSKEAGLKTHFLVAVGSALIMVVSKYAFSDIMNEEHMALDPSRIAAQVVSGVGFLGAGTIIIQKQAVKGLTTAAGLWATAGLGLAIGAGMYVVGIGATILVLIGLEIVSRIFKVQFLFPQNITVQMYINKHEAVQQILKTLQVKGIPILSYEVEALQQEAEIVYKVGMQLKNISSEEKNEFIQHMQTLPEVTFIKLKS
- a CDS encoding GNAT family N-acetyltransferase; this encodes MNVSLLIPTIDLQEEYLDFYKEWKDSGETMIPWVISKDPSNFTAMIQELHDAHNGVNLPESWVPDSTYWLATDENKIVGAVNIRHSLTEHLFNAGGHIGYGIRPSERRKGYATKLLKLSLEKTKELNIEKVLVVCDEVNTASEKTILHNGGLRDDDFTEENGNVVRRFWIEL
- a CDS encoding GNAT family acetyltransferase, yielding MNKSSNENNLIIEKYSRSNELKVKQLIDLYNEESYVFNLLQDNKTKCAYVAYYKKDVVGTFFTWNNNFHPYCTYFRIYTNPFYSGLHIEPFLLNEIQKRENFKLPLQTSIWETSAQLKAYYEEDNFMEIRRTYMPILDVRKIVSIAIVPNSNYHLQTLSNIVSNNNLLEKLAYLVKENYEQTHLANPVSSFPLQTWKEMILADDMLLDGSFLIIDEENEIIGYSFLHTSEKDNTLELGWCGTHTMDNLSLLKLLVFEQAMYANKHGYSFIQGEFDSTSIYAMELLKSFPFNPCPTWITYKKKLESD
- a CDS encoding VOC family protein, producing the protein MVQIHPETRIGHVEFKVQDLERQIAFYENVVGLEVIKQEENKAYLSGKGGKNTLLVLEKLEDGVLQEPRTTGIYHVAFLVPTREAFASALFGVIRNKNVIDSPAEQEGRYTYSNEILPISRFNSASDHTYSEAFYLQDLEGNGIEIYADRPRDQWGEGPGGSTPLDLKELATLVDYEFDGLPTNTIVGHVHLRIADVEESNEFYVETVGFEVQQREEDCLFISAGGYHHHIGANTWNGVNNPHPPIHATGLKVYTIVLPHKEALDEVKERLVEKQHKINEISNGFTVVDPSGITVQFEIEAQYKRS
- a CDS encoding VanW family protein yields the protein MFRKVKGILVGVLCVAVVSGCGTKVSDVALVSDIGGHTVEAKAEVQDSISLVDGRTGTEVKKLDLSSLGYFEDEAKFKKSVEKVAKEVGKNVDKKMVPSRLASDGSWQEGKPSFELMEKELVNKLLNVGMWDSSYQLPIVEKKPTATLNDAQGSGTVIGRYETNLGGSTGGRIENIRLSAASINGVVLAKGDSFSFNALIGDTTPDKGYQLGKEIVDGKLVDGYGGGVCQTSSTLYNAADQAGLKMVERTTHSKTVGYVPQGRDATIAYPYLDLVFENTNDAPVKLYMGIQGGKLVAEVHKMK